Proteins encoded in a region of the Trypanosoma brucei gambiense DAL972 chromosome 4, complete sequence genome:
- a CDS encoding protein kinase, putative, with the protein MTEHKRPANGNSALPVPPAEEGTEKKDPLEGILGSRAECKYVKKKLLGQGSFGSAWRVEETATGLIFAAKVMDTNNMSAKDRGFVTNEVKCLSRCNNANIIRHRASYDRGGMLLIIMEYADGGDLYRQIKARQHAVRHFKEHEVLYIFLQLCLALDHIHGNNMMHRDLKTANVLLTTTGLVKLGDFGFSRQYEDSLSNPVGTTFCGTPYYLSPELWRRAPYSKKSEMWALGVVLYEVMVLKRPFGGRNMDELIDNIVHARRAPLPNMYSDDLRRVCDQLLSLDPAKRPSLRQLFQLPFIRRGLETLRRSVEIHKKIPQQVFNEIAQNIDEVLSSELPEYEGSRVTAHRGMLQRHTADRGWKDCELSLDHNGVLMRNVETGDVERVDLEALTSVCPIDAAMAHEKYVFALKNQTGKAYWFKDRSEESYERWISVLQNAVPR; encoded by the coding sequence ATGACGGAACATAAGCGTCCCGCGAACGGTAACAGCGCCCTTCCGGTACCACCCGCGGAGGAAGGcacggaaaaaaaagatcctCTTGAAGGAATTCTCGGCTCACGTGCCGAATGCAAATATGTTAAGAAGAAACTTTTGGGTCAGGGGAGTTTTGGTAGCGCATGGCGGGTGGAAGAAACGGCAACGGGGCTAATTTTTGCAGCAAAGGTGATGGATACAAACAATATGAGCGCGAAGGATCGCGGTTTCGTGACAAATGAGGTTAAATGCCTTTCACGCTGCAACAATGCAAATATTATACGCCACCGAGCCTCATACGACCGCGGTGGGATGCTGCTCATCATCATGGAGTatgctgatggtggtgaTCTCTACAGACAGATCAAAGCACGCCAGCACGCGGTACGGCACTTCAAGGAACATGAAGTGTTATACATATTTTTGCAACTATGTCTTGCGCTGGATCACATTCATGGCAATAACATGATGCACCGCGACCTTAAAACTGCCAACGTGCTGCTCACGACGACGGGCCTTGTGAAGTTGGGTGACTTTGGCTTCAGTCGTCAATACGAGGACTCGCTGTCAAATCCTGTTGGCACTACTTTCTGTGGGACGCCATATTATTTGAGCCCCGAACTCTGGCGCCGGGCGCCGTACAGCAAAAAGAGTGAAATGTGGGCTCTTGGTGTGGTGTTGTATGAAGTTATGGTACTCAAGCGTCCTTTTGGTGGGCGTAATATGGATGAGCTCATTGATAATATCGTCCATGCCCGCCGCGCCCCGCTTCCAAATATGTACTCGGATGATCTTCGCCGGGTGTGTGATCAGTTACTTTCTCTCGATCCGGCTAAACGGCCGTCATTGCGGCAGCTTTTTCAACTACCTTTCATTCGCCGTGGCTTAGAAACGCTCCGACGGAGTGTGGAGATCCACAAAAAGATTCCACAGCAGGTTTTCAATGAGATTGCACAAAACATTGATGAGGTGTTGAGTTCCGAACTCCCCGAATATGAGGGAAGTCGTGTGACAGCTCACCGTGGGATGTTGCAACGTCACACTGCGGATCGTGGTTGGAAGGACTGTGAACTTTCACTAGACCATAACGGGGTCTTAATGCGAAATGTAGAAACTGGTGATGTTGAGAGGGTGGATCTTGAAGCCCTTACATCTGTTTGTCCAATAGACGCTGCAATGGCTCATGAAAAATACGTCTTTGCCCTTAAGAACCAAACGGGAAAGGCGTATTGGTTTAAGGACCGCTCAGAAGAATCTTACGAGCGTTGGATTTCTGTCCTTCAGAATGCCGTGCCTCGTTGa